In Alistipes ihumii AP11, a genomic segment contains:
- a CDS encoding agmatinase family protein: MEEKKTARIPDGFDPNGPGIANGNYFGLPFAPEESSLVLIPVPWDVTVSYREGTALGPGAILDASLQVDLYDVHCPGVWKRGIGTAELDDTWPLRSRMLREEARRVIEHWETGGSPDSESLRRRLRRVNEGAERLEAEVYAEASRWLDAGKTVGVVGGEHSVPLGLIRAVAERHPGLGILHVDAHADLREAYEGFVRSHASIMFNALREAPSLASLVQVGVRDFCDEEARLAADDPRVTMFDGPGLSASKFAGESWHSLCERIVARLPQQVYVSFDIDGLTPQYCPHTGTPVPGGLTFDEAVYLLSRVAASGRRIVGFDLCEVAPAPSGDDEWDANVGARMLYKLCLFALSSE, from the coding sequence ATGGAAGAGAAAAAAACGGCCCGTATCCCGGACGGTTTCGATCCGAACGGTCCGGGCATAGCCAACGGCAACTATTTCGGATTGCCCTTTGCGCCGGAGGAATCCTCTCTGGTGCTGATTCCCGTGCCGTGGGACGTCACCGTGTCCTACCGCGAAGGGACGGCGCTCGGTCCCGGGGCGATACTGGACGCGTCCTTGCAGGTCGACTTGTACGACGTGCATTGTCCGGGTGTATGGAAACGGGGGATTGGCACGGCCGAACTGGACGATACATGGCCGCTGCGCAGCCGGATGCTGCGCGAAGAGGCGCGTCGCGTGATCGAGCATTGGGAGACGGGCGGATCGCCCGACAGCGAATCGCTGCGCCGGCGGCTGAGGCGCGTCAACGAAGGGGCGGAGAGGCTCGAGGCCGAAGTGTACGCCGAGGCCAGCCGCTGGCTGGATGCCGGCAAGACGGTGGGCGTGGTCGGCGGGGAGCACAGCGTGCCGCTCGGGCTGATCCGGGCCGTCGCCGAGAGGCATCCGGGGCTCGGCATTCTGCACGTCGACGCGCATGCCGACCTGAGGGAAGCCTACGAGGGCTTCGTGCGCTCGCACGCCTCGATTATGTTCAACGCGCTGCGCGAGGCTCCGTCTCTTGCGTCGCTCGTGCAGGTCGGCGTCCGGGACTTCTGCGACGAGGAGGCCCGTCTGGCGGCGGACGATCCGCGCGTGACGATGTTCGACGGACCGGGGCTGTCGGCCTCGAAGTTCGCCGGCGAAAGCTGGCATTCCCTCTGCGAACGGATCGTCGCCCGGTTGCCGCAGCAAGTGTACGTGAGCTTCGACATCGACGGCCTGACCCCGCAGTATTGCCCCCATACGGGAACGCCCGTGCCCGGAGGGCTGACTTTCGACGAGGCGGTCTATCTGTTGTCGCGCGTCGCGGCGTCCGGGCGCCGGATCGTCGGGTTCGACTTGTGCGAAGTGGCTCCGGCTCCTTCCGGAGATGACGAGTGGGACGCCAACGTGGGAGCGAGAATGCTGTACAAGCTCTGCCTGTTCGCGCTGTCGTCGGAGTGA
- a CDS encoding FKBP-type peptidyl-prolyl cis-trans isomerase → MKKLLILGGAAALVFSSCGTKGGNLKNVTDTLAYTMGMELGEYVKNMDSVMEMKFDLATVVAAMKDVAKGDTSVMTRQQAMDFIQEYYMVRKPRIDSAANADFLAQVEKDNKNVKKTESGLLYEIVREGEGAKPDSADNVFVAYKLSDRKGNVIEDRAAEGDTTKLNMARVIPGWAEGLKMIGKGGKIKLWVPSNLGYGSRPMGRRIPANSVLVFDVDLLDIQPVEAKK, encoded by the coding sequence ATGAAAAAGTTACTTATTTTAGGCGGCGCGGCAGCTCTCGTGTTCAGCTCGTGCGGCACCAAGGGAGGAAATCTCAAGAACGTAACCGACACGCTGGCCTATACGATGGGCATGGAGCTCGGCGAGTACGTCAAGAACATGGACAGCGTCATGGAGATGAAGTTCGATCTGGCTACCGTCGTCGCTGCGATGAAAGACGTAGCCAAGGGCGACACTTCGGTGATGACCCGTCAGCAGGCCATGGACTTCATTCAGGAGTATTACATGGTGCGCAAGCCGCGTATCGACAGCGCGGCCAACGCGGACTTCCTGGCTCAGGTCGAGAAGGATAACAAGAATGTGAAGAAAACCGAGTCCGGTCTGCTGTACGAGATCGTACGCGAGGGCGAGGGTGCGAAGCCCGATTCGGCCGACAATGTATTCGTGGCCTACAAGTTGTCCGACCGCAAGGGCAATGTCATCGAGGATCGTGCCGCCGAAGGCGACACGACCAAGCTGAATATGGCCCGCGTGATTCCCGGATGGGCCGAGGGCCTGAAGATGATCGGCAAAGGCGGCAAGATCAAGTTGTGGGTGCCTTCCAATCTGGGATACGGCAGCCGTCCGATGGGCCGTCGCATTCCGGCCAATTCGGTTCTCGTTTTCGACGTGGACTTGCTTGACATTCAGCCGGTAGAGGCTAAGAAATAG
- a CDS encoding outer membrane beta-barrel protein, whose amino-acid sequence MKKCLLLWLAFVLAASNVQAQKAVDSMRVFYRRGFHDVDPSFRDNRARLDRFLNSVDRALKENRVGKIVIRSYASPDGTAKANERLSERRAEELKAYLVREGNVPAALVEHHAEGIAWGMLRERIAASDVSYRSEVLDILDRTPVWIYDAEGKIVDGRKKRLMDLQGGEPYRHMLEHFFPDLRNSSNTALYLCVEAKGPEKEPQRTVSGISGNGEAPRPDATGSADGSVSHATALPAESPMERISGPVHPFPKHVIGLHAGYCASWIASYGLSSSTRPGYEAGMTYRVGLSRRLPFYFRTGLTFVGKGYEINGFDDSRTTMSYLQIPVGIDYAVSLGRRWAVVPGAGLYYAVGVGGKRKIGREAVSVFGSQGGFSRHDMGFSCGVDLTFSRFSLGIAYEAGLIDIDKSDTVYGNDSRMIGYKNVRNRCFLIRTGVNF is encoded by the coding sequence ATGAAAAAATGTCTGTTATTATGGCTCGCGTTCGTGCTTGCCGCGAGCAACGTGCAAGCTCAGAAAGCGGTGGACTCGATGCGGGTTTTCTACCGTCGGGGCTTTCATGACGTCGATCCGTCGTTCCGGGATAACCGCGCGCGGCTGGATCGTTTCCTGAATTCGGTCGACAGGGCGCTGAAAGAGAACCGCGTCGGAAAGATCGTTATCCGCTCGTATGCCTCCCCCGACGGGACGGCGAAAGCCAACGAGCGGCTGTCGGAGCGCCGGGCGGAGGAGCTCAAAGCCTACCTTGTCCGCGAGGGAAACGTTCCTGCTGCGCTGGTCGAGCACCATGCCGAGGGCATCGCATGGGGGATGCTTCGGGAACGGATCGCCGCTTCCGACGTTTCCTACCGCAGCGAGGTGCTGGATATTCTCGATCGTACGCCCGTATGGATATACGACGCCGAGGGCAAGATCGTCGACGGGCGGAAAAAGCGGCTGATGGATTTGCAGGGGGGAGAGCCTTACCGACACATGCTGGAACATTTTTTCCCCGATTTGCGCAACAGCAGCAATACCGCTCTCTATCTGTGCGTCGAGGCGAAAGGCCCCGAGAAAGAACCGCAGCGAACGGTGTCCGGCATATCCGGAAACGGCGAGGCTCCTCGGCCCGATGCGACCGGCTCGGCCGACGGTTCGGTCTCCCATGCGACGGCGCTGCCTGCCGAGTCGCCCATGGAGAGAATTTCCGGTCCGGTTCATCCGTTTCCTAAGCACGTCATCGGACTGCATGCGGGATACTGCGCTTCGTGGATTGCCTCTTACGGGCTCTCCTCTTCGACGAGACCGGGTTACGAGGCGGGCATGACCTATCGGGTCGGGCTGAGCCGGCGGTTGCCGTTTTATTTCCGGACGGGGTTGACTTTCGTCGGCAAGGGATACGAGATCAACGGATTCGACGACAGCCGTACCACAATGAGCTACTTGCAGATTCCCGTGGGCATCGACTATGCCGTTTCCTTGGGCAGGCGCTGGGCCGTCGTACCCGGGGCGGGACTCTATTATGCCGTCGGCGTGGGCGGCAAGCGCAAAATCGGCCGGGAGGCGGTGTCCGTTTTCGGAAGTCAGGGAGGATTCTCGCGTCACGACATGGGATTCTCGTGCGGCGTGGACTTGACGTTCAGCCGTTTCAGTCTCGGAATCGCTTACGAGGCCGGACTGATCGATATCGACAAGTCCGACACGGTGTACGGGAACGACAGCCGGATGATCGGATACAAAAACGTCAGGAACCGCTGCTTCCTGATCAGGACGGGCGTTAATTTCTAA
- the nhaA gene encoding Na+/H+ antiporter NhaA, which yields MTRAFDFRHKRNFYNRLARLRKFVRSPWAGGVVLILFTVLALVLANLPWTASAYHHLLEARLRIGFDGFSLDEPLEAWVNDGLMAVFFFYVGLEIKREVIAGRLSGLRQAALPLAAALGGMVFPALIYFAINPSGPYAVGWGVPTATDIAFALGVLSLFGPRVPVSLKVFLTALAVVDDLGAIVLIAVFYSTGIDYGLLAAAGGVFALLLVLNRLNVYRMCLYLIPSILLWVLFLHSGVHATIAGVLIAMTIPATPRYSKRYFGYKSRHCMDDFRRHDREGAEVLSNRAQMEDLERLSRVALQSISPSQRLEHGLHHTVAFFIMPVFALANAGVTVDGLGDLRVLASGQGLGVFLGLVLGKPLGIFLLSRLCVRLGWGALPEGATWRGLLAVSCLGGIGFTMSIFINTLAFGDPVYVASGKIAVLAASFSAIGVSLLGMRFLMRGKALETE from the coding sequence ATGACCAGAGCATTCGATTTCAGGCATAAGCGCAATTTCTACAACCGCCTTGCCCGGCTACGGAAATTTGTCCGCAGCCCGTGGGCCGGAGGCGTGGTGCTGATCTTGTTTACGGTGCTGGCGCTCGTGCTGGCCAATCTTCCGTGGACCGCGTCCGCTTATCACCATCTGCTCGAAGCCCGTCTGCGGATCGGTTTCGACGGTTTCTCCCTCGACGAGCCGCTCGAGGCGTGGGTCAACGACGGGCTGATGGCCGTTTTCTTCTTTTACGTCGGGCTGGAGATCAAACGGGAAGTGATCGCCGGCCGTCTGTCGGGCCTCCGGCAGGCCGCGCTTCCTTTGGCCGCTGCGCTGGGCGGTATGGTCTTTCCCGCGCTGATCTACTTCGCGATCAATCCGTCGGGGCCGTATGCCGTGGGATGGGGCGTGCCGACGGCGACGGACATCGCCTTCGCGCTCGGCGTGCTGTCGCTGTTCGGTCCCCGCGTGCCCGTTTCGCTGAAAGTGTTCCTGACGGCGCTGGCCGTCGTCGACGATCTGGGGGCGATCGTGCTGATCGCCGTTTTCTATTCGACGGGGATCGATTACGGCCTGCTGGCGGCGGCCGGAGGGGTATTCGCCCTGCTGCTCGTGCTGAACCGGCTGAATGTCTACCGGATGTGCCTGTACCTGATTCCGAGTATCCTGCTGTGGGTGCTTTTCCTTCATTCGGGCGTCCATGCGACGATTGCGGGCGTGCTGATCGCGATGACGATTCCTGCGACGCCTCGCTATTCCAAGCGCTATTTCGGCTACAAGAGCCGTCATTGCATGGACGACTTCCGCCGGCACGACCGGGAGGGGGCCGAGGTGTTGTCCAACCGCGCGCAGATGGAGGACCTGGAGCGGCTGAGCCGGGTGGCCCTCCAGTCGATCAGTCCGTCTCAGCGGCTGGAGCACGGGCTGCATCATACGGTCGCGTTTTTCATCATGCCGGTCTTTGCGCTGGCGAATGCCGGCGTGACGGTAGACGGGCTGGGCGATTTGCGGGTGCTGGCTTCCGGACAGGGACTGGGCGTTTTTCTGGGCCTGGTGCTCGGCAAGCCGCTGGGCATTTTCCTGTTGAGCCGTCTGTGCGTGCGGCTCGGATGGGGAGCGCTGCCCGAAGGGGCTACGTGGCGCGGCCTGCTGGCCGTCTCGTGTCTGGGCGGAATCGGGTTCACGATGTCGATTTTCATCAATACGCTGGCTTTCGGCGATCCGGTCTACGTGGCGTCGGGAAAGATCGCCGTGCTGGCGGCGTCGTTCTCCGCGATCGGAGTCAGCTTGTTGGGCATGAGGTTTCTGATGAGGGGAAAAGCTTTGGAGACGGAGTAA